The proteins below come from a single Triticum aestivum cultivar Chinese Spring chromosome 5D, IWGSC CS RefSeq v2.1, whole genome shotgun sequence genomic window:
- the LOC123119321 gene encoding subtilisin-like protease SBT3.9, with amino-acid sequence MARFSELRAPCLLLLVFLLYSSLRLQLSQGLKQRRVYIVYLGERQHEDVSLVTSLHHDLLTSVLGSKEAALESIVHSYRYGFSGFSAMLTESQARKIQTLPGVVSVKENTMVRMHTTRSWDFLGLSMGVDIKQEQQPNELLAAANHGDGMIIGVIDSGVWPESQSFADDGYGPPPSKWKGTCQAGANFSAHDCNRKLIGARWYAGPDIDRRFLQGDFLSARDSHGHGTHTASTAGGNVVHNTSFFGLAAGTARGGAPRARIAVYKACWGTCSTASVLKGIDHAIHDGVDVLSLSLGSTDEMAALGTLGAVTRGIPVIMAAGNDGPTEQTVQNSSPWLLTVAATTVDRSFLTVITLGNNRQFVAQSMYVADKGGDEFSQLLYYFNDRCDPDYINSTDIHGKVVFCYTPGPGSVSAPPKYADIAATVRRNGGKGFIFSQNNLDSLDLYAIKGPALPCVPLDFKTSYQIAVYCNRIGIPKIKISTTRTTSGSEVVAPRIAAFSSRGPSPIYHGVLKPDIAAPGVYILAAAAQTGAYKSLGVSYVFDSGTSMACPHISGIVALLKSVHPDWSPAALKSALMTTAHTMDSHGVPIEANGNRAKIADPFDYGAGSVNPTKAADPGLIYDISASDYLEFFNCPQGFGSNNNCTPPDLNLPSIAIPGLKTSVTVVRTVTNVGQPNAVYKAFLEPPPGVKMAVEPAVLVFSNARRMQSFNVIFRATRRIQGSYTFGSLAWHDGGAHLVRIPIAVRVVIEELYSDAS; translated from the exons ATGGCAAGGTTCTCAGAGCTTAGAGCGCCATGTCTGCTACTCCTTGTGTTTCTTCTCTACTCATCTCTGCGATTGCAGCTGTCGCAAGGGCTCAAACAAAGACGG GTATACATCGTCTACCTTGGGGAGAGGCAACATGAAGATGTCAGTCTCGTCACCTCTTTGCACCATGACTTGCTCACTTCCGTTCTCGGAAG CAAGGAGGCGGCTCTCGAATCGATTGTCCACAGCTACAGATATGGTTTCTCAGGCTTTTCTGCAATGCTTACTGAATCACAAGCGAGAAAGATCCAGA CACTGCCTGGAGTGGTGAGTGTGAAAGAGAACACAATGGTACGCATGCATACTACTCGGAGCTGGGATTTCCTTGGGCTGTCCATGGGCGTGGACATCAAGCAGGAGCAGCAGCCAAATGAGCTCCTTGCAGCAGCAAACCATGGAGATGGGATGATTATCGGTGTCATCGACTCAG GTGTTTGGCCTGAGTCACAGAGCTTCGCTGATGATGGCTATGGACCTCCTCCTTCAAAATGGAAGGGAACTTGCCAAGCGGGTGCCAACTTCAGTGCCCACGATTGCAATCGAAAGCTCATCGGTGCGCGGTGGTATGCTGGCCCTGACATCGACAGGAGATTTCTCCAAGGTGACTTCCTGTCTGCCAGGGATTCTCATGGCCACGGCACCCACACAGCCTCCACAGCCGGTGGCAACGTCGTCCACAACACCAGCTTCTTCGGACTGGCTGCTGGAACGGCTCGTGGTGGCGCACCTCGCGCCCGGATAGCAGTGTACAAGGCTTGCTGGGGTACTTGCTCTACCGCGAGCGTTCTGAAAGGCATCGATCATGCTATCCATGACGGTGTTGACGTCCTATCGCTCTCTCTCGGAAGCACGGACGAAATGGCAGCATTAGGAACGCTGGGTGCTGTGACAAGAGGCATCCCGGTCATCATGGCAGCCGGAAATGATGGACCTACAGAGCAAACGGTGCAGAACTCTTCACCATGGCTACTCACGGTTGCTGCAACCACGGTTGATCGATCATTCCTCACGGTTATCACCCTCGGGAATAACCGACAGTTTGTG GCACAATCCATGTATGTGGCAGATAAAGGTGGTGATGAGTTCTCTCAACTTCTGTATTACTTTAATGATAG GTGTGACCCGGACTACATAAACAGCACTGACATACACGGGAAGGTGGTATTCTGCTACACACCAGGACCGGGTAGTGTCTCTGCACCACCCAAGTATGCAGATATTGCAGCGACGGTGCGGAGAAATGGAGGGAAGGGATTTATATTCTCACAGAATAATCTGGACTCTCTTGATCTATATGCAATTAAAGGACCAGCCCTTCCTTGCGTTCCTCTCGACTTCAAGACTAGCTATCAGATTGCTGTGTACTGCAA TCGCATTGGCATCCCAAAAATAAAGATATCAACAACCCGAACAACCAGCGGAAGTGAAGTTGTTGCCCCAAGAATAGCAGCTTTCTCATCAAGGGGGCCTAGTCCTATCTATCATGGGGTTCTCAAG CCTGATATTGCTGCACCTGGGGTGTACATTTTAGCCGCTGCAGCACAAACTGGTGCTTACAAAAGTCTAGGTGTTTCCTACGTCTTTGATTCTGGAACATCCATGGCCTGCCCACATATATCTGGGATAGTCGCTCTACTCAAATCCGTGCATCCTGACTGGTCCCCTGCCGCCCTAAAATCAGCACTAATGACAACCG CACATACCATGGACAGTCATGGGGTTCCAATAGAAGCAAATGGAAATCGTGCAAAGATCGCCGACCCATTTGATTACGGAGCAGGGTCTGTTAATCCAACCAAGGCAGCTGATCCAGGCCTGATATATGACATCAGTGCGTCAGATTACCTCGAGTTTTTCAACTGTCCACAAGGATTTGGTTCAAATAACAATTGCACACCACCTGACTTGAACCTCCCATCGATTGCCATTCCTGGCCTCAAGACATCTGTGACGGTTGTGCGCACTGTTACCAATGTTGGCCAGCCGAATGCGGTGTACAAGGCATTCTTGGAGCCTCCACCTGGAGTCAAGATGGCTGTGGAGCCAGCAGTGCTGGTGTTCAGCAATGCAAGGAGGATGCAGAGTTTCAACGTTATTTTCAGGGCCACCCGAAGGATCCAGGGCAGCTACACCTTCGGTAGCTTGGCATGGCATGATGGAGGCGCCCACCTGGTTCGGATCCCGATTGCAGTTCGTGTGGTGATTGAAGAGCTCTACTCAGATGCCTCTTAA